The following proteins are co-located in the Malus sylvestris chromosome 13, drMalSylv7.2, whole genome shotgun sequence genome:
- the LOC126595781 gene encoding bark storage protein A-like — translation MLFSHVDREREVEQGFVDFSQLGLPPTSSELNPGISTQLLQTLFKVKAVVHYGIAGNADPQLQIGDVTIPQFWAHTGLWNWQNFGSLEAKVGSFA, via the exons ATGTTGTTTTCTCATgtggacagagagagagaggtcgaGCAAGGTTTCGTCGATTTCAGTCAACTTGGGCTACCCCCAACGTCCAGTGAG CTCAATCCAGGCATCTCAACTCAATTACTACAAACCCTATTTAAGGTGAAAGCTGTTGTACACTATGGAATTGCAGGAAATGCAGATCCCCAACTCCAAATTGGAGATGTCACCATCCCTCAATTTTGGGCTCATACAGGCCTTTGGAATTGGCAG AATTTTGGGTCGTTGGAGGCAAAAGTTGGTAGCTTTGCTTGA
- the LOC126596794 gene encoding VAN3-binding protein-like isoform X2: MDSHFTTPTPSESHPETMDFLSLAWCNFAVQAFQPDQQDRSVVLLDDPIVKFESHNKSPYAKLHKMDDADLKPPPWKYNDVKSFIWTQQAMHPELNYNGFLRKKWMSWKMVPFKNMSIKKWLKDIKRRRKEEHRLQRAEVHAAISMAGVAAALAAIAAEKSENDESSTAKEAAVASAAALVAAQCAKVAEAMGARKEQLSSVIGSAMNSTSASDILTLSAAATTSLKGAATLKERTGCCNKRLNGTAPVMPTEDNPEEVDFDFEKYRSMLATGAQLTTETPDGKYTVRWVSVIINNEAKVLVQMRKLGLLKSKKECIILDMHAELYKDSEAGENGTGYLIVLTTSKGTIKLDMEADYQRYKTWATTINHMLLVSTSFTKYHLQYYKN, translated from the exons ATGGATTCACATTTCACTACTCCAACTCCTTCGGAGTCGCATCCTGAGACAATGGATTTTCTTTCCCTTGCATGGTGCAACTTTGCAGTGCAAGCTTTTCAACCAGACCAACAAGATCGATCCGTGGTTCTACTCGACGATCCAATTGTGAAGTTTGAGAGCCACAACAAGAGTCCTTACGCT AAGCTACACAAGATGGATGATGCAGATCTCAAGCCTCCACCTTGGAAATACAATGACGTGAAG tcGTTTATATGGACGCAACAAGCCATGCATCCAGAATTGAACTACAACGGCTTTTTACGGAAGAAATGG ATGTCATGGAAGATGGTGCCATTTAAGAATATGTCGATCAAGAAATGGCTTAAAGACATTAAGCGAAGGCGGAAAGAGGAGCACAGGCTGCAAAGAGCTGAAGTCCATGCAGCAATATCGATGGCGGGTGTAGCAGCTGCGCTTGCTGCTATTGCAGCtgaaaaatcagaaaatgatgAGTCAAGCACTGCCAAGGAAGCTGCAGTCGCTTCTGCAGCCGCTCTAGTGGCGGCCCAGTGTGCAAAAGTTGCAGAAGCAATGGGGGCAAGGAAGGAGCAACTCAGCAGTGTAATAGGTTCAGCCATGAATAGCACAAGTGCAAGTGACATCTTAACTCTATCAGCGGCAGCTACAACAT CATTGAAGGGAGCAGCGACATTGAAAGAAAGAACAGGATGCTGCAACAAAAGACTAAATGGAACTGCACCTGTGATGCCTACCGAGGATAACCCTGAGGAGGTTGATTTCGACTTTGAGAAGTATAGATCAATGCTTGCAACAGGTGCCCAGCTCACCACTGAAACACCAGACG GGAAGTACACGGTTAGATGGGTGTCTGTCATCATCAACAATGAAGCCAAG GTTCTTGTTCAAATGAGGAAGCTCGGTCTGTTGAAAAGCAAGAAGGAAT GTATCATACTGGACATGCATGCGGAGCTGTATAAAGATTCAGAAGCCGGTGAGAATGGTACAGGTTATCTCATCGTGTTAACGACGAGTAAGGGGACAATCAAGCTGGACATGGAAGCCGACTATCAGCGGTACAAGACATGGGCGACGACCATTAACCATATGCTCTTGGTCTCTACTTCGTTTACGAAATATCATCTTCAATACTACAAGAACTAG
- the LOC126596794 gene encoding VAN3-binding protein-like isoform X1: MWWSWPAPSSLISFSLAIHGFLLKYPFRSHLLLSCMDSHFTTPTPSESHPETMDFLSLAWCNFAVQAFQPDQQDRSVVLLDDPIVKFESHNKSPYAKLHKMDDADLKPPPWKYNDVKSFIWTQQAMHPELNYNGFLRKKWMSWKMVPFKNMSIKKWLKDIKRRRKEEHRLQRAEVHAAISMAGVAAALAAIAAEKSENDESSTAKEAAVASAAALVAAQCAKVAEAMGARKEQLSSVIGSAMNSTSASDILTLSAAATTSLKGAATLKERTGCCNKRLNGTAPVMPTEDNPEEVDFDFEKYRSMLATGAQLTTETPDGKYTVRWVSVIINNEAKVLVQMRKLGLLKSKKECIILDMHAELYKDSEAGENGTGYLIVLTTSKGTIKLDMEADYQRYKTWATTINHMLLVSTSFTKYHLQYYKN, from the exons ATGTGGTGGTCCTGGCCAGCTCCATCAAGCCTAATTTCCTTCAGCTTAGCTATTCATGGTTTTCTTTTAAAG TACCCTTTTAGGtcccatttgctgctgagttGCATGGATTCACATTTCACTACTCCAACTCCTTCGGAGTCGCATCCTGAGACAATGGATTTTCTTTCCCTTGCATGGTGCAACTTTGCAGTGCAAGCTTTTCAACCAGACCAACAAGATCGATCCGTGGTTCTACTCGACGATCCAATTGTGAAGTTTGAGAGCCACAACAAGAGTCCTTACGCT AAGCTACACAAGATGGATGATGCAGATCTCAAGCCTCCACCTTGGAAATACAATGACGTGAAG tcGTTTATATGGACGCAACAAGCCATGCATCCAGAATTGAACTACAACGGCTTTTTACGGAAGAAATGG ATGTCATGGAAGATGGTGCCATTTAAGAATATGTCGATCAAGAAATGGCTTAAAGACATTAAGCGAAGGCGGAAAGAGGAGCACAGGCTGCAAAGAGCTGAAGTCCATGCAGCAATATCGATGGCGGGTGTAGCAGCTGCGCTTGCTGCTATTGCAGCtgaaaaatcagaaaatgatgAGTCAAGCACTGCCAAGGAAGCTGCAGTCGCTTCTGCAGCCGCTCTAGTGGCGGCCCAGTGTGCAAAAGTTGCAGAAGCAATGGGGGCAAGGAAGGAGCAACTCAGCAGTGTAATAGGTTCAGCCATGAATAGCACAAGTGCAAGTGACATCTTAACTCTATCAGCGGCAGCTACAACAT CATTGAAGGGAGCAGCGACATTGAAAGAAAGAACAGGATGCTGCAACAAAAGACTAAATGGAACTGCACCTGTGATGCCTACCGAGGATAACCCTGAGGAGGTTGATTTCGACTTTGAGAAGTATAGATCAATGCTTGCAACAGGTGCCCAGCTCACCACTGAAACACCAGACG GGAAGTACACGGTTAGATGGGTGTCTGTCATCATCAACAATGAAGCCAAG GTTCTTGTTCAAATGAGGAAGCTCGGTCTGTTGAAAAGCAAGAAGGAAT GTATCATACTGGACATGCATGCGGAGCTGTATAAAGATTCAGAAGCCGGTGAGAATGGTACAGGTTATCTCATCGTGTTAACGACGAGTAAGGGGACAATCAAGCTGGACATGGAAGCCGACTATCAGCGGTACAAGACATGGGCGACGACCATTAACCATATGCTCTTGGTCTCTACTTCGTTTACGAAATATCATCTTCAATACTACAAGAACTAG
- the LOC126596796 gene encoding mannosyltransferase APTG1-like, which translates to MVGLDTPWFMVKAPRLFQSFFAAFGDLYLYKLSVILFGDCVAKWALFSQLTNWFMFYCITRTFSNSLETILTLVSLYYWPCMRPSSSKLPLESRKWGLIIAALACAIRPTSAIIWLYVVLLELFLTCDKLRFIFLEVAPMGVLVLGLTFLLDCLMYGSWVFVPLNFLRFNFLSAGGDYYGTHKWYWYFTQGFTVMIFSFLPFSVAGIMQSKHWKLSGFIAWVLGLYSVLGHKEFRFALPVLPIALMFSGHSLAALRTSVSANGKGKESSNINSKCPAKMQLAIFFLLSTNIPMALYMSLVHQRGTEDVTYYLSKEVLHGKVTKVLFLMPCHATPYYSMVHRNLPMRFLDCSPSEEKGNPDESDQFMMDPVGFTSELAKNWSFPSHIVLFDSEERQLRDFLISHSFREINRFFHAHFKVDRDLQASVIVYGLTGD; encoded by the exons ATGGTGGGTCTTGATACCCCATGGTTCATG GTCAAGGCTCCTCGGCTGTTTCAGTCCTTTTTTGCTGCATTTGGTGATTTATACTTGTATAAGCTCTCTGTCATCCTCTTTGGTGACTGCGTTGCTAAATGGGCT CTGTTTTCACAATTGAcaaattggtttatgttttaCTGTATCACTCGTACATTTTCAAATAGTTTGGAGACTATTCTTACCCTTGTGAGCCTGTACTACTGGCCCTGTATGAGGCCTTCTTCCAGCAAACTTCCTTTGGAATCAAGGAAGTGGGGTTTGATTATTGCCGCATTAGCCTGTGCTATCAGACCAACGAGTGCCATCATATGGCTGTATGTTGTTCTTCTTGAGCTATTTTTGACATGTGATAAACTGAGATTCATTTTTCTGGAAGTGGCTCCTATGGG GGTCCTGGTGCTTGGTCTTACATTTTTATTGGATTGTTTGATGTACGGCTCATGGGTCTTTGTACCTCTTAATTTTCTAAGATTCAATTTTCTTTCTGCTGGTGGAGACTATTATGGGACTCACAAGTGGTACTGGTACTTCACTCAAGGATTTACAGTCATGATATTCTCTTTCTTACCATTTTCTGTTGCTGGAATCATGCAATCCAAACATTGGAAGCTTTCTGGCTTTATTGCATGGGTTTTag GACTTTATAGTGTGCTAGGCCACAAAGAATTCAG GTTTGCTCTGCCCGTACTTCCTATAGCTTTGATGTTCTCTGGGCATTCCTTAGCTGCATTAAGAACATCGGTTTCTGCAAATGGTAAAGGAAAAGAATCATCGAATATCAATAGCAAATGCCCTGCAAAAATGCAGTTGGCCATCTTTTTCTTGCTCTCGACCAATATTCCAATGGCCCTGTATATGAGTTTGGTTCATCAG AGAGGAACTGAGGATGTTACATACTATCTATCCAAAGAAGTGCTTCACGGAAAAGTGACAAAGGTACTTTTTCTGATGCCTTGCCACGCTACACCTTACTACTCTATGGTTCACCGCAACCTTCCGATGAGATTCCTAGACTGCTCACCAAG TGAAGAAAAAGGAAACCCAGATGAATCAGACCAATTCATGATGGATCCTGTTGGTTTTACGTCAGAACTTGCAAAGAATTGGTCTTTTCCTAGTCACATTGTATTATTTGATTCGGAAGAAAGACAGTTAAGGGATTTTCTGATCTCACATTCTTTCAGAGAG ATAAATAGGTTTTTCCATGCTCACTTCAAAGTGGACCGCGATCTTCAAGCATCAGTTATTGTGTATGGTTTGACAGGCGACTGA